AGCAAGAGAAGAAATTGCAGCATCCAGAGAAAAACGAAGATTTTTCAGAAGAAAACGAAAAGAAAGATAAGTAAAGATTGTATTTGGATTCAGACAATATTATAATAAATTTATCAGCTCTGATCTGTAACAGATGAGGAGTGAATAGATAGAGTGAGGAATTCGAATATGAAGAAACGACCAAAGATTCTGGTAGTCGGAAGTCTTATGATGAATCAAGGCATAGAAACATCTGTGATCCCAGAAGAAGGACAGACAGTGATGGGTGAAGATATTAAGAAATCACCCGGAGGCAAGGGGGCTAATCAGGCAGTACAGATGGCTCGCCTTGGGGCAGATGTTACGTTGATCGGTAAGATCGGAAGAGACAGGGATGGAGAAGAACTGGTTAAAGTATGTAAGGAAGCAGGAGTGAACACGGAACAGATCATTTATGATGATGTGCTCCCAACAGGATCTTCGATTGTATTATTAGAGACTGTTCCAGGACAGAAAGTAAAGAAAAGATCGATCGTTATACCAGGGGCAACAACACAATTAACGGTTGATGAGATCGCATATCTGGAAGATGAGATGGACAAATATGATCTCGTTGTGCTTCAGAATGCGATACCGATGGAAGTCAATGAAGCAATTGCGGGCTATGCATATAAACATGAAGTTGATGTAGTATTGAATCCTATTCCGGCAAAGAAGCTTTCAAAAGAACTTATGGAGTGCGTTACATACCTGATCGTCAATGAGCAGGCAGCAAAATCAATGACAGGTATTAAGATCCATAGTGATTGGAAGAGGGAATGGACAAGATTTAATCTCGATGAAGCAAGAGTTGCATCTGCGGTGATCCGTGGACGAGGAATACCAACAGTACTGATCACATTGGCTGAAAAGGGTGTGATCATGAACACACCAGAACGTTTTTACTATAAGAAAGCGATCGAAGATGTAGAGGTGGTCGATCCAAGAGCCGCAGGAGATGCATTTATCGGGGCATTCTGTACAAGGATCTGTACGGATGATTCTATTGGAAAAGTGCTGACGATCGCGAATTATACAGCAGCTTTATCTATTGCAACAGAAGGGGCAATAGAATCTCTGCCAACATCGAAACAAGTAAGAGAATATATGGAACAAAAAAGAGATGCATAAAAATGCATCTCTTTTTTGTTGCTTGAACAATATACGTACCTGGAAATTATTCCTGGCTGATAGCTCCTGCTGGACATCCGTCTGCGCAAGCTCCACATTCCATGCATGTATCTGCATCGATTACGTACTGTCCATCTCCTTCGCTGATAGCTCCTGCTGGGCAAGTTCCTTCGCAAGCTCCACAAGAAATACAAGCGT
The sequence above is drawn from the Anaerostipes hadrus ATCC 29173 = JCM 17467 genome and encodes:
- a CDS encoding ribokinase, with amino-acid sequence MKKRPKILVVGSLMMNQGIETSVIPEEGQTVMGEDIKKSPGGKGANQAVQMARLGADVTLIGKIGRDRDGEELVKVCKEAGVNTEQIIYDDVLPTGSSIVLLETVPGQKVKKRSIVIPGATTQLTVDEIAYLEDEMDKYDLVVLQNAIPMEVNEAIAGYAYKHEVDVVLNPIPAKKLSKELMECVTYLIVNEQAAKSMTGIKIHSDWKREWTRFNLDEARVASAVIRGRGIPTVLITLAEKGVIMNTPERFYYKKAIEDVEVVDPRAAGDAFIGAFCTRICTDDSIGKVLTIANYTAALSIATEGAIESLPTSKQVREYMEQKRDA
- a CDS encoding DUF362 domain-containing protein, which produces MAYVISDACISCGACEGTCPAGAISEGDGQYVIDADTCMECGACADGCPAGAISQE